From Zerene cesonia ecotype Mississippi chromosome 16, Zerene_cesonia_1.1, whole genome shotgun sequence, one genomic window encodes:
- the LOC119833082 gene encoding terminal uridylyltransferase 7-like: MALVDQQGAASPKRRDNRGTKKPIDNDATDPLKIHVSGYPPYARIDDLKEAFSDYKVKHIKPMKNFAIITMADAKSSQDAIANSDKICVYGEFLTVRLFSEQDLLRNKRVFVKSKEKNVIIDPSKIELSGDFLQQLDQVLAAVRLTKEEVTKISKLYQDLQTVLSGIWPGCHAYPFGSITTGLGIKTSDADCFVELPAQFQHASMNHVNKAKRLLQQYPKIFTEIYSIPNAHTPIVKFFYTPTETNCDVSFKTLLGVRNSKLIAFLLHADPRLIPIAVLVKYWAKVHGFSGSGRLTNYALTMLLIFYLQQKQFGKFFVIMIKGWFFVLMRPFLKAKKGEAPAADPAPDASIEDPADLTNGLLEHGELNSSALDSASPAATAATAATAATAATAATAAP; this comes from the exons gCTACCCTCCGTACGCACGGATAGATGATCTCAAAGAAGCCTTCTCGGACTACAAAGTGAAACATATAAAGCCCATGAAAAATTTTGCCATAATAACAATGGCGGACGCTAAGAGCTCACAGGACGCTATCGCTAACTCAGATAAAATATGTGTGTACGGAGAGTTTCTTACCGTCAGACTCTTCTCAGAGCAAGATTTGCTGCGCAATAAGAGGGTGTTTGTCAAAAGCAAAGAGAAAA ATGTTATAATCGATCCATCAAAGATCGAGCTCTCCGGAGACTTCCTGCAGCAGCTGGACCAGGTGCTGGCTGCTGTACGCTTGACCAAGGAGGAGGTTACCAAGATATCCAAGTTATATCAAGACCTGCAAACTGTTCTTAGTGGAATATGGCCAG GATGTCACGCATACCCCTTCGGCTCGATAACCACGGGGCTGGGCATCAAGACGAGCGACGCGGACTGCTTCGTGGAGCTGCCCGCGCAGTTCCAGCACGCCAGCATGAACCACGTGAACAAGGCCAAGCGGCTGCTGCAGCAGTACCCCAAGATATTCACTGAGATATATTCCATACCGAACGCGCACACCCCCATCGTGAAATTCTTCTACACGCCCACGGAAACCAACTGCGACGTGTCCTTCAAGACGCTCCTCGGTGTTCGGAACAGCAAGCTCATAGCGTTCCTCCTCCACGCGGACCCCAGGTTGATACCGATCGCTGTGCTCGTCAAATACTGGGCCAAAGTTCACGGGTTCTCCGGCAGCGGGCGGCTCACCAACTACGCCCTCACCATGCTCCTGATCTTCTACCTCCAACAGAAAC AGTTCGGCAAGTTCTTCGTCATCATGATCAAGGGCTGGTTCTTCGTGCTCATGCGGCCTTTCCTTAAGGCGAAGAAGGGCGAAGCGCCGGCCGCCGATCCCGCCCCGGATGCCTCCATCGAAGATCCAGCCGATTTAACCAACGGGCTGCTCGAACACGGCGAATTGAACAGTTCAGCATTGGACTCCGCCAGCCCGGCCGCAACCGCCGCAACCGCCGCTACCGCCGCAACCGCCGCCACCGCCGCCACCGCCGCGCCCTGA